One window of the Rhodococcus sovatensis genome contains the following:
- a CDS encoding class I SAM-dependent methyltransferase: protein MTSTRWNHNIHYHRLILDAVPAAARTALDVGTGNGLLAAELHQNIPVVTAIDADAEVLDSARQEDSGVEWVLGDVLTYPFEPESFDAVVSVATLHHFPNLAQALSRLANLTAPGGVLAAVGLARSTRPTDFIRDVVGVVEHRRHKRRFGEWVHTAPVVWPPPHSYTEVRRAASAVLPGVIWTRLAMWRYALVWNKPTAKSLTEDFR from the coding sequence GTGACCAGTACCCGTTGGAACCACAACATCCACTACCACCGTCTGATCCTCGATGCAGTCCCCGCCGCCGCACGGACTGCTCTCGATGTCGGAACGGGAAACGGACTGCTGGCTGCAGAACTGCACCAGAACATCCCCGTCGTGACGGCCATCGACGCCGATGCCGAGGTGCTCGACTCAGCTCGGCAAGAAGACTCCGGAGTCGAGTGGGTACTCGGGGACGTTCTCACGTACCCGTTCGAGCCGGAATCGTTCGATGCCGTCGTGTCCGTGGCAACGCTTCACCACTTCCCTAACCTCGCCCAGGCCCTGAGTAGGCTTGCGAACCTGACGGCCCCGGGGGGAGTGCTGGCCGCCGTCGGCCTGGCACGAAGTACTCGCCCAACCGATTTCATCCGCGACGTCGTCGGCGTTGTCGAACATCGGCGACACAAGCGCCGGTTCGGAGAATGGGTCCACACGGCACCCGTCGTGTGGCCGCCCCCGCACAGCTACACCGAGGTGCGCCGCGCTGCATCTGCGGTTCTCCCCGGCGTGATCTGGACGCGGTTGGCGATGTGGCGCTACGCCCTTGTATGGAACAAGCCGACGGCCAAGTCGCTAACCGAGGACTTTCGCTGA